The following is a genomic window from Aquificota bacterium.
TGGAACAGAAGTGTCTGTAGACAAAGGTTTAATGGAAGAGAAAGCTGATAAAAGTGGTAAAAAATTCATAACATTCAAGAAAGATCTTATTCATATTCATAAAGAAGAAAAAAGTGGTGAAACAAAAGAAGCTAAAGAAAATAAAAACAACAAGAAAACGAAAAAGGACACTTTCAAAATCTATGAAGGGGATTTTGAGTTTAATGAAGAAGAGGAAAAGTACAAATTTAATGTTAGTAATTATGAGTATGATCCTACTAAAAAGACCTTGAAACTATCCAGGGTATTGACTTGTCAAATTAATTGCTTAAAGAAATATAGCCAAAATAACCAAAACAACTGTGAAGTATATGAAGTGAAGGATAGTAAAGGAGCCACGCTCGGTGATATTGAAGTTTATAAAACACCTGGAAAAAAGAAGGTTATATTTAGATTAAATGATTATTTGAAGAAAAAAAGGCTCTGTCAAATCCTAAACGTTCTTAAAAATGGTTTAATTTATCACTCCAGCGGAGAAAATTGGGGAATAACTCCACACTTTATAATAGCTGCCGCTCTGAAGCTACCGATACCTATTTTCCACTCTTTTGTGGAGCTTGATTATATGGATACATCCATCTTGGAAAATGGATACATTCTACCGGCGCCAGATCAGTGTATTCCAGCACAAAACGAGAATAGGACAAACCAAGGTAGGAAGTTGATTTATGCCTTTAGATCGGAGAAATTCAAAAGCCGTGGCTTTGTTAGTAATATAGAAGGTTATGAAAAAGACTTTTATACAGATTGGAAAGAATTTCTTAAGGCAATAGGGTTGTCAACAGATGAGCGTACGGATAATAAAGGTCAAAATCTATCAACCTGAGGCTCACTATAGAATTCCTTTTTCTTATCAAAGAAGATTGACTTATCCTATACCACCTTATTCAACAGTAAAAGGTTTAATTTGCAATCTTCTTGGAATAAATAATGACGATGAGTTTAAAGAATTTAAAAAAGGTTTATCTTTAGCGATTTATGGAAGATACGAAAGCTTAGTAAAGGAATATATTTGGTTTAGAAATTTGAGTTATGAAAGCCATATAGAAAAATTTGGGAGTGTTAGAAATAGGTCAATAAATGGCATAATTCAACATCCTGGTGGGCAAATACCTGTAAAAATAGATGTTCTTCATAATGTGGAACTTATAGTTTACATACTCCATACAGATAGTGGATGGTTTGAGAGAATTAAAGATGCTTTCAATGGAAACACTAAAAGACTATCTTCTATTCATTTGGGGAGGACAGAAGACTGGATAGTTATTAAAGAAGTTAGAGAAATAAAGCCAGTGATTGGTAAAATAAGATTTATAAAGAATTACTTTACTTGGATTCCAGCTCCAGAGTATGTCTATTATGAACTTTCAGAAGATGGTGAGAAAAGTTTTAAAGAGGGTTATGAGAAGTTTTTTAAAAATCTGAATGCTAATATTTTTAAGATTGGTGTATATTATGAAAAGATAGAAGGAGAGCGCATTTTCAACGAATATGTAATAGCAAAGCTTTATGAAGGGCAAAGTTTTAGACCTTTTGAGTTTTATTTAGATAAAGATGAGGACTTTCCTTTATTCTTTTACAAATTGCCTGGAGGTGCAGAAAATGGGAAAGATTTGGGCAAAGAGTGATGGAATTAGTCTAAGTGAACACACAAAGGAGCTTTTAAAACAAATGGACAGTTTGTTTAATGTGATGGGCAATAGAATCGAGCCTTATATATGGAAGCTACTAAAACTTTCAATTTTTGCTCATGACCTTGGAAAGGTTTCCCCATCTTTTCAAATAGGGATAGGTAATTGGCAATATGAACCTAAAAAACCTTTTCCTGATATACCGCATAGTATCTTTTCCTTGCTTTGGATTAATGAGGAAAAAATTTGTAGTTTTTTAAAAAATGTGCCAGATGATGAAGATAAGTATAAAAGATTAGTTCTATCAGCTGTGGCTTTTCACCATTGGAGGGATAGCTTTGATAGTATTGTTCTAGGAAAGGATAGGAATTTTATTGAAGCGGTTAAGAAGGTTTTGGAAGACGAAGAATTTAGAAATGAACTCCTTAGAAATCTAAAAGAGGAATTTGATCAATCAAATGAATACAAAGAATTCTTGGAATTATTGGGGTTTAATGAAGATTTGGCATACAACGTAGGCGAATACAAGGACCTTTTTGCTTTTATTACACCACCTTATGGTAATATACATCTTCCACAGCGTTTAGGGCTGGAAGAATCTTTTAAAAAGGATTGGGCAATCGTAGCTGGTCTTTTAATAAGGATAGACCATTTTGCATCTTTTGTTCAGAAGGAAAAGATAAATGTAGATATAGAAAAACAGCCACCATGTTATAGTAAAATAGAAAAAGAACTTGAAAAGAAATTTGGAAATAGCTTCTGGCAGAGAGATGATTTGAAAGAACGTAAAGATAAAAATATTATTCTTGTAGCTCCTACCGGTTCTGGTAAAACAGAATTTGCTTTCCTTTGGGGAGCGGGAGAAAAGCTATTTTTCACATTGCCTTTAAGAAGTGCTGTAAATTCTATCTATAAAAGGGCAAAGGAGCTCTTTGGTGAAGACAAAGTGGTACTTTTACATTCAGATGCGGATGTTTATCTTTACGAGGATTCTACAAGTTATGAAGGTGAGAGGTTAAGAGTGCTTGATATGGCTCGTCATTTGGCCTTTCCTGTCTTGGTATCAACAGGAGACCAGATTTTTCCATCCGCTTTAAAATATCCGGGTTATGAAAAGTTCTATGCTACCTTATCCTATTCCAGATTGGTTATAGATGAAGTTCAAGCTTACGATACAAGAGCTGTAGCGATTATTGTTAAGCTTATAGAAGATATTGTAAAGCTCGGTGGGAAGTTTTTACTTATGACTGCTACACTACCAAGCTTCGTAAGAGAGGAGTTAGGAGAAAGGATTGGAGAAGAGAATTTTGAGGAGATTGATAAATATGAAGAATATAAAAATATGCAAAAGCATATAATTCAATTAGTTAAAGGTGATCTAGAAAAAGATGAATTCATAAAAGAAATTATTAACAAAGCAAATAATGAAGGAAAGCGAGTACTAGTTATACTCAATACTGTGGAAAAGGCTCAAAAGGTGTATGAGAAAATTATGGAGAAGGCTGAAGGTAAAAATATAAAGATTTGTCTTCTGCATTCCAGGTTCACGTTAAAGGATAGAAAATTAAGAGAAAGAAAAATTCTACGTGAATTTAAAAATCCTAAATCAGAGAATGAAAGGGAAGGTAAAATACTTGTTGCTACTCAGGTTGTGGAAGCTTCTCTAGATATTGATGCGGATATTTTATATACGGAATTAGCTCCCATTGATGTTCTTGTACAAAGAATGGGTAGGGTTTTAAGAAGGAGGAAATTAGAACGTGATGAAACAAATGTAATCATAGTATATGGTGAGGATGAAGAAAGAATCTCTTCCGGGGCTGGTAGAGTTTATAGTGAAGATCTGTTGATTTTATCTCTTGTATTGTTATGTAAAATAAAAATTGACGATAAGCTAAAGAAATATATTACAAACAAACAGTATAAAAAGGCTTATTCCGAGATTTTAAAATCAATTGGAAACGGAACTTTATCTTTTAAATTATCAGAAGGGGATAAGATAGATCTTGTTGAAGAGCTTTATAGAAATTTAAAAGATATCTCTTCTGAATATATTAGAAAGTTTTACGAAACTTTAAAAATACTTGATGCAGGGTTTCAATCAAACTACAAGGAAGAAGCCTTGAAAATATTTAGGGAGATATACGATGTGCCTGTTATTCCAGAAAATAGGATTAGTGATTTAGAAAATGAATTAAAGAGATTGGAAGGGAAGCTTGCAAAAAATGGATATATAGACTATACATTCTTTAAGAAGAATATTTTAGCAAAATTCATTGTGCATTTGGATTATAGGTATTTGCTTAAGAAGGGTGAGGACTTGATTAATGCTTCTTATATAGCAAGTTGTTTGGAAGATAGGAATATAAGGAAGAAGATTGTAAACTGGCTTGAGGATATTTACATAGTTAGGTCTTATGCTTATGATAAACAGTTAGGTTTAAAAGGGATATCAGGAGAAAATTACGAAGCTAAAGATAATATAATTTAGGTATGGACTTTGACTTTGAGGCTTTAAAGACTAATGGAATAAAGATAAACTATCTTTATGTTTGTGAGAGGAAGCTTTGGCTTTTTGATAGGGGAATTCAGATGGAACGCAGTTCTGATAAGGTACTCCTTGGTAAGCTGTTGGGGGAATACTCTTATCCAAAAGAGGAAACAAAAGAGGTTTTGATAGACAATCTTATAAAGATTGATATAGTAGCGCAAGAAGAAATAAGAGAAGTTAAATATTCCAATAAGCTGGCTTATGCTCACAGGATGCAACTTCTATATTACCTTTATTATCTTAAAAGGCTTGGTGTAGAAAAGAAAGGTGTTATAAACTATCCTAAGATGAGAAAAAGGGAGGAGGTTGAACTTACACCGGAAGCTGAAAAGGAGGTTGAGGAAGCATTGGTAAGGGTTAGAGAGGTTTTAAGTATGGAAAAGCCTCCGAAGGTGGTGAAAAAACCATACTGTACTAAGTGTGCTTATTATGAATTCTGCTTTGGGTAATTGATCATGGGTAGGGCATATTACTTGTTTACAAACGGCAGAATTCGGCGCAAGGAAAACACCATATACATAGAAACGGATAATGGGGAAAAGAAGGCTATTCCAATAGAAGATGTAGAGGTTATACATATTTTTGGTGAAGTAGAGTTAAACACAAAACTTTTAAACTTTTTATCTCAACAAAATAAAATTGTGCACGTTTATAACTATTACGGATTTTATTCTGGAAGCTTTGTGCCAAGGGATATAAACGTTTCAGGTCATCTGGCGATAAAACAAGTTGAACACTACCTTGATCCTGAAGAAAGGTTATATCTTGCCTACTGTTTTGTAGAAGGTGCTTTATTTCATATGCTTTGGAACTTAAAAGAATATGAAGGGACTTTTGAGTTTAGAGAGAAAATAAAAAAAGAGTTTGAAAAGGCTAAAGAGGCAAGGAGTATAAGCGAGCTCATGGGTTGTGAGGGTAGAGCAAGGGAGGCTTATTACCAAGCTTTCAATGTAATTCTAAAAGAAGGATTTTATATTGATAAAAGGGAGAAAAGGCCACCGACTAATCCTGTGAATGCTCTTATATCCTTTGCCAATTCTTTGGTTTATTCTACTGTGTTATCTGAGTTGTATCATACACAACTTAATCCTACTATAAGTTATCTGCATGAACCAAGGGAGCGTAGGTTTTCTCTTTCCTTGGACTTGGCGGAGATATTTAAACCTATATTAGCGGATAAGCTTATATTTAAACTTGTTAATAATGGTATTATTAAACCTGAGGACTTTGATGAAGATTTGAACTATTGCTATTTGAAAGATAATGGTAAAAAGAAGTTTGTAAAGGCTTTTGATGAAAAGCTTAACACTACTATAAAGCATAAAAAATTGAATAGAAATGTTTCTTATAGAACTCTAATAAGGCTTGAATGTTATAAGCTTATAAAACATTTTCTTGGAGATGAAATTTACAAACCTTTGAAAGCTTGGTGGTAAGGCTATGTATTTAATAGTGGTTTATGACATAAGTGAAGAGAGGATAAACAAAGTAAGAAAAATATTAAAGAAGTATTTTCTTTGGGTTCAAAACTCGGTCTTTGAAGGGGAAATAAGTGAAGGTAAACTTGAAAAATGCATTCTGGAGTTGAAAAGAGCTATCAACGAAAATGAAGACTCAATCTACTTTTATAGTGTAGAAAACAAGAAAAACCTATCAAAAAGAGTCCTTGGCATAGAAAAGGAAATTACTGATAACATTCTCTAATCCAAGTCTCTCAAGCTTTCCGCAAAGGGGTAAAATGGCCTATGTTTGTCTGAATTAGATGTGTCAAGGCTTAGAATTGTTTTGATATTTCATCTCAATTCCCAACTGGAGGTTCGCGGAAAAATAACCCCACTTGAACCACTTGACAGATTCCTAAAATTGGTGTATTATCTATATTAGATTTAGGTGGTAGGTGTGGGGTTTTATCTGAACTATGTGGGATGTAAAGTTTTCTCAGATAAGGGACTTTGCCATGCTTGAGGACTGTTTTATCTGAACTATGTGGGATGTAAAGTCTACCTTCAAAGCTTCAAGAGTTCTCTCGTATGACGTTTTATCTGAACTATGTGGGATGTAAAGGAGTAGATGTGTCGGTTGGATTGGTATTAAATCTCTGGTTTTATCTGAACTATGTGGGATGTAAAGGAGCGTGTTTTTGTCATAACGATGTATTTCAAAAACAGTTTTATCTGAACTATGTGGGATGTAAAGGATATATGGCCTTTTCCTGCAGTTGCCCATATCCCTCGTTTTATCTGAACTATGTGGGATGTAAAGGCTTTAAGCTTGACCCAACCAAACGTACCGACAAAAGAGTTTTATCTGAACTATGTGGGATGTAAAGTAGCCAGAGAAGAGGTAACCAGACAACTTGTGTATGAGTTTTATCTGAACTATGTGGGATGTAAAGTGTGTTTGTAGAAGGCAGGCTTGTGCAGGAGCGTTGGTTTTATCTGAACTATGTGGGATGTAAAGGCTTGTTTTCCAGCTTCTCAGCCACTCCACGCCCTTCGTTTTATCTGAACTATGTGGGATGTAAAGGTTTTATCACTCAGCCTGTTGTGCCAAGTTCTTATGTTTTATCTGAACTATGTGGGATGTAAAGATCACATAGGACAGAAAAGTCATAAAGATGTTCTCCACAAAAACTAATTTAATCCTTATGGTCATTTGTAGCTTTAAAATATTTTCATGCCCCTAATAAGGGATATAGAGGAGGTAAAGGAGTTTATAAAGAATACATCTCCGAAGACTGCCGTTTATGTGGGCTGTGATTCAAGGCAGGTGAAAAGCCATACCGTATTCGTTTCTGTGGTGGTGGTCCATATAGACTCCTGCAGGGGTGCTAAGATCTTTTGGAGGGTGGATAGGGTGCCACGCATAAGGTCCCTTAGACAGAGGCTTTTGGAGGAGGTTAGCAGGGCGGTATATCTTGCCCTTGAGATATCGGAGGTGGTGGGCCAAAGGCCCTTTGAGGTCCATCTTGATATAAACCCAAACCCAGAACACAACTCTAGCGTAATACTCAAAGAGGCCATAGGCTATGTGTTGGCCCAAGGCCTAAAGCCAGTGGTAAAGCCCTATTCCATCGCAGCCAGCACGGTGGCGGACTACATTACCGGAAAATACTAAAAGACATACTCACCA
Proteins encoded in this region:
- the cas7i gene encoding type I-B CRISPR-associated protein Cas7/Cst2/DevR; its protein translation is MNSGRSLPSAITLTMIFEASALNRDEKIGGNIPSIKKLTRFGSKTYSYLSKVAMRHYLFETLNKLYGDDWKPAECVESGSGDNKVVQFDITKQNILTHAELDAFGYMYTIGGQQGISRKGCVGITKAIALETWEGDMQFNANHDLARRPGTDPNPVNKEEHVSYYKVSFTIDVERLGGDEWWIEDYDYEDKNGKEGILRLFLTGKGEDIVLKNVIIEEENVYSIEGKGLKIEVYGTEVSVDKGLMEEKADKSGKKFITFKKDLIHIHKEEKSGETKEAKENKNNKKTKKDTFKIYEGDFEFNEEEEKYKFNVSNYEYDPTKKTLKLSRVLTCQINCLKKYSQNNQNNCEVYEVKDSKGATLGDIEVYKTPGKKKVIFRLNDYLKKKRLCQILNVLKNGLIYHSSGENWGITPHFIIAAALKLPIPIFHSFVELDYMDTSILENGYILPAPDQCIPAQNENRTNQGRKLIYAFRSEKFKSRGFVSNIEGYEKDFYTDWKEFLKAIGLSTDERTDNKGQNLST
- the cas5b gene encoding type I-B CRISPR-associated protein Cas5b — protein: MSVRIIKVKIYQPEAHYRIPFSYQRRLTYPIPPYSTVKGLICNLLGINNDDEFKEFKKGLSLAIYGRYESLVKEYIWFRNLSYESHIEKFGSVRNRSINGIIQHPGGQIPVKIDVLHNVELIVYILHTDSGWFERIKDAFNGNTKRLSSIHLGRTEDWIVIKEVREIKPVIGKIRFIKNYFTWIPAPEYVYYELSEDGEKSFKEGYEKFFKNLNANIFKIGVYYEKIEGERIFNEYVIAKLYEGQSFRPFEFYLDKDEDFPLFFYKLPGGAENGKDLGKE
- the cas3 gene encoding CRISPR-associated helicase Cas3', with protein sequence MGKIWAKSDGISLSEHTKELLKQMDSLFNVMGNRIEPYIWKLLKLSIFAHDLGKVSPSFQIGIGNWQYEPKKPFPDIPHSIFSLLWINEEKICSFLKNVPDDEDKYKRLVLSAVAFHHWRDSFDSIVLGKDRNFIEAVKKVLEDEEFRNELLRNLKEEFDQSNEYKEFLELLGFNEDLAYNVGEYKDLFAFITPPYGNIHLPQRLGLEESFKKDWAIVAGLLIRIDHFASFVQKEKINVDIEKQPPCYSKIEKELEKKFGNSFWQRDDLKERKDKNIILVAPTGSGKTEFAFLWGAGEKLFFTLPLRSAVNSIYKRAKELFGEDKVVLLHSDADVYLYEDSTSYEGERLRVLDMARHLAFPVLVSTGDQIFPSALKYPGYEKFYATLSYSRLVIDEVQAYDTRAVAIIVKLIEDIVKLGGKFLLMTATLPSFVREELGERIGEENFEEIDKYEEYKNMQKHIIQLVKGDLEKDEFIKEIINKANNEGKRVLVILNTVEKAQKVYEKIMEKAEGKNIKICLLHSRFTLKDRKLRERKILREFKNPKSENEREGKILVATQVVEASLDIDADILYTELAPIDVLVQRMGRVLRRRKLERDETNVIIVYGEDEERISSGAGRVYSEDLLILSLVLLCKIKIDDKLKKYITNKQYKKAYSEILKSIGNGTLSFKLSEGDKIDLVEELYRNLKDISSEYIRKFYETLKILDAGFQSNYKEEALKIFREIYDVPVIPENRISDLENELKRLEGKLAKNGYIDYTFFKKNILAKFIVHLDYRYLLKKGEDLINASYIASCLEDRNIRKKIVNWLEDIYIVRSYAYDKQLGLKGISGENYEAKDNII
- the cas4 gene encoding CRISPR-associated protein Cas4, giving the protein MDFDFEALKTNGIKINYLYVCERKLWLFDRGIQMERSSDKVLLGKLLGEYSYPKEETKEVLIDNLIKIDIVAQEEIREVKYSNKLAYAHRMQLLYYLYYLKRLGVEKKGVINYPKMRKREEVELTPEAEKEVEEALVRVREVLSMEKPPKVVKKPYCTKCAYYEFCFG
- the cas1b gene encoding type I-B CRISPR-associated endonuclease Cas1b, translating into MGRAYYLFTNGRIRRKENTIYIETDNGEKKAIPIEDVEVIHIFGEVELNTKLLNFLSQQNKIVHVYNYYGFYSGSFVPRDINVSGHLAIKQVEHYLDPEERLYLAYCFVEGALFHMLWNLKEYEGTFEFREKIKKEFEKAKEARSISELMGCEGRAREAYYQAFNVILKEGFYIDKREKRPPTNPVNALISFANSLVYSTVLSELYHTQLNPTISYLHEPRERRFSLSLDLAEIFKPILADKLIFKLVNNGIIKPEDFDEDLNYCYLKDNGKKKFVKAFDEKLNTTIKHKKLNRNVSYRTLIRLECYKLIKHFLGDEIYKPLKAWW
- the cas2 gene encoding CRISPR-associated endonuclease Cas2, whose amino-acid sequence is MYLIVVYDISEERINKVRKILKKYFLWVQNSVFEGEISEGKLEKCILELKRAINENEDSIYFYSVENKKNLSKRVLGIEKEITDNIL